The Linepithema humile isolate Giens D197 chromosome 2, Lhum_UNIL_v1.0, whole genome shotgun sequence genome has a segment encoding these proteins:
- the Cdc27 gene encoding cell division cycle protein 27 homolog encodes MIVQEPVQAAIWHCLNHYAYPDAIFLAERLCAEVDTEESLFLLATCYYRSGRIRQAYALLAQRAPSSAQCRFLLAKCCYDLEKYAEAEAAIIGGYYKQLKNLEEIIAQFGEQACFSLQIIAKIYYKMMRTARGNEAHKLALKLNPFLWHSFEELCNVGEKVDPAKVFQLDKLDSFAMCHGTTSTLNYIAEPDFIVPGNNANSTPMSNGTNTTPVQTTTAPTLINGGQVPQVRLCSAIEDTPQNASVHSNCSSISPRAKHMSRYRSMFSNSMSPLTPSFGILPLESNTPEPTAPPSHATLTEANDQKSLAKRVSNLRAHVGQLMSRKETPLQQGKSVFSQSGNASNTAYIVTVTAANPTSPPSPTFQGTNVRRSSRLFSHNSVKENNKSPNRNKFATPKSPSRKTKARLAKANLNKTNFNELNERNRSEKEKSETVTSEKAVANANALNTQNNNMHSGITLQKQSAEGLMSLLRELGTAYQHLSQFKCSLAVEILSILPTQHYNTGWVLSMLARAHFEMMDYKKAASYFAEVRQLEPQRTDLMEIYSTVLWHLHSEVQLSTLAQDLVSHDRNSAAAWCATGNLFSAQTEHETAIKFFQRAIQVDPNFPYAYTLLGHEYVLTEELDKAITAFRNAIRLDSRHYNAWFGLGTIFSKQEQYSLAELHFKRALQINPQNSAIMCHIGVVQHALKKTDQALKTLNTALINDPDNTLCKFHRASINFSIGRHTEALREFEELKNIVPKESLVYYSIGKVHKKLGNTHLALMYFSWATDLDPKGVNSQIKEAILSPGQGDDDSPPTQSDEQQAQNNTMEQDIETSREGSAAPLAGNVSVEPHADDSDDSL; translated from the exons ATGATCGTGCAGGAGCCAGTGCAG gCAGCCATATGGCATTGTTTGAATCATTATGCTTATCCAGATGCTATATTCCTGGCAGAAAGACTGTGTGCAGAAG TGGACACAGAGGAAAGTTTGTTTCTTTTGGCAACATGTTATTATCGTTCTGGCCGGATTAGACAAGCTTATGCTTTATTAGCTCAAAGGGCACCCAGTTCAGCCCAGTGTAGATTTCTATTAGCAAAATGTTGTTACGATCTGGAAAA ATATGCCGAAGCAGAAGCTGCGATAATCGGCGGATATTACAAGCAGTTAAAGAATCTGGAAGAAATAATAGCTCAGTTTGGGGAACAGGCATGCTTTTCCCTGCAGATAATAGCgaagatttattacaaaatgatGCGTACCGCAAGAGGCAACGAGGCGCACAAGCTGGCCTTAAAACTGAATCCCTTCCTCTGGCATTCGTTCGAGGAGCTTTGCAACGTTGGCGAGAAGGTGGACCCCGCCAAGGTTTTTCAACTAGACAAACTAGATTCGTTCGCCATGTGCCATGGTACCACGTCTACGCTCAACTATATCGCCGAGCCGGATTTCATTGTACCTGGGAATAACGCCAATAGTACACCAATGTCAAATGGCACTAACAC CACGCCCGTGCAAACGACGACAGCGCCGACGTTGATAAACGGCGGTCAGGTACCGCAAGTGCGATTGTGTTCCGCTATAGAAGACACCCCGCAAAACGCGTCGGTTCATAGCAACTGTTCCTCGATATCGCCGAGGGCCAAGCACATGTCGCGTTACCGCAGCATGTTCAGCAACTCCATGAGCCCGCTTACGCCTAGCTTCGGTATCTTGCCGCTCGAGAGCAACACGCCTGAGCCAACTGCCCCGCCCTCGCACGCGACTCTCACAGAAGCGAACGATCAGAAGAGCCTGGCGAAACGCGTTAGTAATCTAAGAGCTCATGTAGGG caattgATGTCGAGAAAAGAGACGCCGCTGCAGCAGGGCAAATCTGTATTTTCCCAGTCGGGCAATGCTAGCAACACTGCCTACATTGTGACAGTGACAGCCGCCAATCCGACTTCGCCTCCGTCGCCGACATTTCAGGGCACAAATGTCAGACGTTCGTCGCGGCTCTTCAGCCACAATTCAGTAAAg GAAAATAATAAGTCACCTAATAGGAACAAATTCGCCACCCCGAAGTCTCCGTCTAGGAAGACAAAAGCGAGACTCGCCAAGGCAAATTTGAACAAAACTAATTTCAATGAGCTGAACGAGAGGAATAGGAGTGAAAAGGAAAAGAGTGAAACGGTGACGTCGGAGAAAGCTGTAGCTAATGCGAACGCACTCAACACTCAGAACAATAATATGCACTCTGGGATAACATTACAAAAGCAGTCAGCAG AGGGACTGATGTCTTTGCTGCGAGAATTAGGCACCGCATATCAACACTTGAGCCAGTTCAAGTGTTCGCTGGCGGTCGAAATACTAAGCATACTGCCGACGCAACACTACAACACTGGTTGGGTGCTTTCTATGCTAGCTCGTGCGCATTTCGAAATGATGGATTACAAAAAGGCTGCAAG TTATTTCGCCGAAGTGCGGCAGCTGGAGCCGCAGAGAACGGATCTGATGGAGATTTACAGCACCGTTCTGTGGCATCTGCATTCCGAAGTACAGTTGTCCACGCTCGCTCAAGATCTAGTTTCCCATGATCGTAATTCCGCCGCGGCGTGGTGCGCCACGGGCAATCTTTTCTCGGCGCAAACGGAACACGAGACTGCAATCAAGTTTTTCCAAAGAGCTATTCAG gtGGATCCTAATTTCCCGTATGCCTATACGTTACTAGGACACGAATACGTCCTGACTGAAGAGTTGGATAAAGCGATTACTGCTTTCCGCAATGCCATCAGACTTGATTCTAGACATTACAATGCGTG GTTCGGATTGGGAACGATATTTTCGAAACAGGAACAATACAGCTTAGCGGAATTACATTTCAAACGTGCCCTGCAAATAAACCCGCAGAATTCTGCGATAATGTGCCACATAGGCGTCGTGCAGCACGCCTTGAAGAAGACCGACCAGGCGTTGAAGACTTTGAACACCGCGCTAATTAACGATCCGGATAATACTTTGTGCAAGTTCCACCGCGCGAGCATTAATTTCTCCATCGGTCGACACACGGAAGCTCTCAGAGAGTTCGAGGAGTTGAAGAATATTGTACCCAAAGAATCTCTAGTCTATTATTCGATAGGAAAG GTACACAAAAAATTAGGCAATACCCATCTCGCGTTAATGTACTTTAGTTGGGCAACCGATCTAGATCCGAAGGGCGTTAATAGTCAAATTAAGGAAGCTATCTTGAGTCCGGGTCAAGGAGACGACGATTCTCCGCCGACGCAATCAG ACGAACAACAagcacaaaataatacaatggAACAGGACATCGAAACAAGTAGAGAAGGAAGCGCCGCACCACTCGCCGGGAACGTCTCCGTTGAGCCGCACGCCGATGACAGCGACGATAGTTTATGA
- the LOC105673895 gene encoding lymphokine-activated killer T-cell-originated protein kinase — MAEFSTPTSAKLISRIHNAEFRTPVKTSASPIEIPASPFLEKIGYGTGNAVYKLERSPKIGSVRSPWAIKKLVKKDISHINNEQKNSLQLEATILRHLNHPNIVGFRAFTTGADGKPCLAMEAIEMSLGDMIEKRQETLENEPFPAKDIVQVGFELAKGLKYLHHTVRLLHGDIKSWNVLVSHDFKVVKLCDFGTSLPLTESLELDSSKTNFWYCGTRCWNPPEIINDDGPVTSAADIWTYGLVLWEMISLTTPHVDEFDESEFSDESITDHSNLDDSTINMNESGAFLKDIMPCENKKYGTRPPLPDIDLGKEYERILEVFFICTTADYKLRPSAKVLVNYFEKFINNKEKS; from the exons ATGGCTGAATTTAGTACGCCCACGAGTGCAAAGTTGATAAGCAGAATACATAATGCCGAGTTCCGTACTCCTGTAAAAACATCAGCATCTCCGATAGAAATACCGGCCTCTCcttttctagaaaaaataGGCTATGGCACCG GAAATGCTGTATACAAATTGGAAAGATCACCCAAAATAGGCTCTGTGCGCTCACCATGGgcaataaagaaattagtaaagaAGGATATTTCACACATAAACAATGAGCAAAAAAACAGCCTTCAATTGGAAGCAACTATTTTGCGGCATTTGAATCATCCTAACATAGTTGGTTTTAGAGCATTTACTACGGGAGCAGATGGAAAGCCTTGCTTAGCTATGGAAGCGATAGAAATGTCTCTTG GTGACATGATTGAGAAAAGGCAAGAGACTTTGGAAAATGAGCCATTTCCAGCCAAGGACATTGTACAAGTCGGTTTTGAACTTGCAAAGGGACTGAAGTATTTACATCACACTGTGCGTCTATTGCATGGAGATATAAAGAGTTGGAATGTCTTGGTGTCTCATGATTTCAAAGTGGTCAAATTGTGCGACTTTGGGACTTCTTTGCCATTGACAGAATCTCTAGAACTTGACAGTTCAAAGACTAATTTTTGGTACTGTGGGACAAGATGTTGGAACCCTCCTGAAATTATAAATG ACGATGGACCAGTGACAAGTGCAGCTGACATTTGGACATACGGTCTTGTTCTATGGGAAATGATATCTCTGACTACGCCGCATGTGGATGAGTTTGATGAAAGTGAATTTTCCGATGAATCAATTACAGATCACAGCAACCTTGACGATTCTACAATTAATATGAATGAAAGTGGTGCCTTTCTCAAAGATATAATGCCATGCGAGAACAAAAAATAtg gTACACGACCACCTCTGCCTGATATTGATTTAGGCAAAGAATACGAAAGAATACTTGAAGTATTTTTCATATGTACCACTGCTGACTATAAATTAAGACCCAGTGCGAAGGTTCTAGTGAActactttgaaaaattcataaataacaaAGAGAAATC ttgA